The genomic stretch CTGGTTATAGATTTATTTTAGATTTTAAAGTGAAATCAAAAAAAGATATAACAGAAAAAAGACAGGAAAAGACAGGAAAAGACAGGAAAATTCTGGAAAATTCCGGAAAAGAGCGAAATAATATAAAAAATCGGCAGACTAATATAGAAAAACATCCCAAAAATCTAGAAAAAGAAAAAAGAAAATATCTCCAAATATATAAAATAAAAAAAGAACTCTCATTAATATTATTATTTTTTAGCTATTATGTAGCAATATTAATTAATATAATTTATGTTGCCCCTTCAATTTGGTTATCTATATTTGAATTGGGACTAATCTCGGTAGGAATTTCAATTGTTTTAATAATAGCCTCATATTTTATATTATACCGAAAAATAAGAACTCCAAAAAGAATGTTTAATGGGATTTTTGGATTTTTTTTAATGCTCTCAGGAATACTATATTTTACATTATATATGTTTGTTCCAAATCTACAAAATGTTTTAAGTCAAAATATGACTCCTTTGAGTTTTCCAGAAACTAATATGATGATATACATATTAATAATTGTATTAATATCAGTAGCTTTTGGATTTGTATTTAAAAAATCTAAAAGATTTAGAAATTTGTTTTAAATATAATTTAAATATAGTTTAAATATAGTTTAAATGCAATAATATTCAATTTTAAAAGTTATATAAACATTAATACTGCTAAAAAGTTATTATTTAGAATCAATATTAAAAAATTACAACTAAAAGATTATAACTAAAAGATTAACATTAAAAAGATTACTAAAAAGTAAAATAATGAAAATCAATTAAAAAAGAGAAAGATATCATGGACATTATAGGAAGCGGAATTCTAACAGGCATTTTACATGCAATCTCTCAAAGTTTACTAATACCAGTCATAATTATACTAATATTATTTGTAATATTTGCATTAATAAGTGTTGGAGGGCTTATAGCTGAATACACTTCTCGAAAAAAATTCAAATTAGAAGAAAGTGAATCATTAATAAGATCACTTAATAGCTTAAATAACACAAATCAAATGAAAGAAACAATAAAAGAATCAGATATTAATGAAGAATACAAATTAGCTATGATTAAAGTTATCAACAATGAAGATTTTGGAACTGAAACTAAAAGAGCATTTGCAGATAAAGTTATTGAAGAAGAAGAGTTAAGAATGGAAAAAGCTGTTGAGAAAACAGATATGGTGGTAAGGCTCGGACCAACATTTGGGCTTATGGGAACTCTAATTCCAATGGGGCCAGGGCTTGCAGCACTTGGAGCAGGGAATATAGAATTATTAGCTCAAGCAATAATAATAGCATTTGATACAACAGTAACTGGATTAGCAGCTTCAGCTGTATCTTATGTTGTTTCAAAACTTAGAAAACGTTGGTATGAAGAAGACCTATCTAATTTTGAAGTTTTAGTCAACTCTACTCTAGAAATTCTGGAAAAAAACAAATTCTAAGATAATAAAAAAGAGTTGGTACAATGTCTAAGAAAAGAAGATTTTTAGGAAAAAGTAGTGGTGATGATGATCCTCTAGCAGGAATGGCAAATTTAACTGATGCCATGCTTGTATTAGCAGTTGGTTTCTTAATATTTGCAGTTATGTCCATGAATATGCAAAGTATAATATTTAATGATGCTACTCCTGAAGAAAAAAAGAAAATGGCAAATACCATAAAAGAAGCAGTATCTGTAGAAGAGGGAGAAAATTATAATGGAACGGTTGATGTTGAATCTGGAGAAAGTGAAGGAATGGAAAATATGGGAACGGTCTATAAAGATCCGACTACAGGTAAATTAATCATGATTCCTCCTACAAATTCAACATAATAATAATTATAATAATAATTAATATAAACAATGGAATGTAATAATATTATAAAAGTAGTATCATTTAAAAATATCATCATTTAAAAAATAACAATATTTTTAAAAATAAAAATAATAATATTGATATTTAAATAATAATAGTGGATAAGAACAATAATAATATAAAATTATTGTAATAATATATTGTAATAATAATATATGAAATAATAATATTATAAAAAATCAATATTATTAAAATATAATAATTTAAAGATAATTAATAGAGAGTGTTATAATTAAAAAACAAAATTGCATAAATGATCCTGAAGATATAGACTGGGAATTTTTTTGGCAAGAAAAATTACATAAAAAGCGAAGAAAGCCAAAAAACTGGGATAATGAAGCAGATAAATTTTCTAAACGTTCAAAACAAGATGAATATCAAAAAAAGCTATTTTCAAAAATGAGAATTAATAAAGGTGATACTGTTATTGATTTAGGTTGTGGTGAAGGATCAATTACAATACCACTATCTAAAAAGGTTAAATTTGTAACTGCTGTTGATTCATCAAAAAGAATGCTTGAA from Methanobrevibacter arboriphilus JCM 13429 = DSM 1125 encodes the following:
- a CDS encoding DUF2162 family putative transporter encodes the protein MIDLQILSYIIVIVLSSIAISTSLINNSINKNNSMLIVVYLGLLILVSVFISNIFSKSIIPIINNNISFIMTIIGMILIYTGYRFILDFKVKSKKDITEKRQEKTGKDRKILENSGKERNNIKNRQTNIEKHPKNLEKEKRKYLQIYKIKKELSLILLFFSYYVAILINIIYVAPSIWLSIFELGLISVGISIVLIIASYFILYRKIRTPKRMFNGIFGFFLMLSGILYFTLYMFVPNLQNVLSQNMTPLSFPETNMMIYILIIVLISVAFGFVFKKSKRFRNLF
- a CDS encoding MotA/TolQ/ExbB proton channel family protein, translating into MDIIGSGILTGILHAISQSLLIPVIIILILFVIFALISVGGLIAEYTSRKKFKLEESESLIRSLNSLNNTNQMKETIKESDINEEYKLAMIKVINNEDFGTETKRAFADKVIEEEELRMEKAVEKTDMVVRLGPTFGLMGTLIPMGPGLAALGAGNIELLAQAIIIAFDTTVTGLAASAVSYVVSKLRKRWYEEDLSNFEVLVNSTLEILEKNKF
- a CDS encoding DUF2149 domain-containing protein, whose protein sequence is MSKKRRFLGKSSGDDDPLAGMANLTDAMLVLAVGFLIFAVMSMNMQSIIFNDATPEEKKKMANTIKEAVSVEEGENYNGTVDVESGESEGMENMGTVYKDPTTGKLIMIPPTNST